From Campylobacter pinnipediorum subsp. caledonicus:
AAAGTTTTTAAAATTGTTTAATGTGATCATGTTTTGCCTTTTTTTATTTTTATAATTTTATCCGAATATTTATTAAATGTTATTTTAAGTGTGGCAAGTTAAATTTATATATTTTGTTTAAAGAATATAACTAAATATATAATAGAATGTAATAAATAGTATAAAAAGGAAACCATATGAAACAAGAAAATTTTGGTTGGAATATAAGCAATACATACGAACAGCTTCCTAAAAGATTTTATTCATTTGCTAAAAACTCAGCTTTTCCAAAACCTAGTTTAGTTATTTATAACGAAGACCTAGCAAAGCAACTAGGGCTTAGCGAAGAGCTAAAAAAGTTAAATGATGAGCAAAAATCAGAGCTTTTTGTGGGAAATGCATTTTTAGATGACATGAGACCTATATCACAAGCTTATGCTGGACATCAGTTTGGGTATTTTACCACACTTGGAGATGGCAGGGCTATTTTACTAGCGGAACAAAACGCACCAGATGGAAAAACATACGACATACAACTAAAAGGAAGTGGAAAAACACCTTATTCTCGTGGTGGAGATGGTAAGGCGGTGATTGGTCCTATGCTTAGAGAGTATATCATAAGCGAAGCCATGTATGGATTAAATATAGCCACCACTAGAAGTTTGGCTGTATCTTTAACGGGTGAAATGGTGTTTAGAGATGGTATGGAGCAAGGTGCTGTTTTAGCAAGGGTTGCTAGTAGTCATCTTAGGGTTGGGACATTTGAGTTTGCATATCTTGGAAATGATGGCGATGTCAAGGCTTTGGCTGATTATGCCATAAAAAGGCACTATTCTTATATACAAAACGATAAAAATCCATATCAATCTTTGCTAAAAGAAGTCATAAAAAAACAAGCCAAACTTATAGCAAAATGGCAACTTGTAGGCTTTATACACGGCGTTATGAATACCGATAATATGAGTATTTGCGGCGAGAGTATTGACTATGGTCCTTGTGCTTTTATGGATAGATATGATCCAAAAACGGTGTTTAGTTCTATTGACAAGCATTCAAGGTATTCTTATGAGCACCAGCCACCTATTGGGCATTGGAATTTATCTGTGTTTGCGGACACACTTTTGCCTATTTTAGATGAAAATCAAGACAAAGCTATCAAGATAGCAGAAGATGAGCTATCTAAATATTTGCCTATTTTTAAAGAGGCATTTTTAAGCGGTATGAGAGAAAAGCTTGGTCTTATAAAAGAGCAAGAAAATGATGAGGTTTTAGTGTCCGAGCTTTTAAATTTGATGTATAAAAATGGTGCTGATTATACAAATACATTTGTTCGTTTAAGTCTTGAAGTAGGCGAGCAAGATGGGTCTTACTTACAAGGCACAAGCGAGCTTTTTGATGATATAGAGTTTAAAAAATGGCAAGAAAAATGGTATGAGAGTATAGAAAAATCAGAACAAAACAGGCAAAAGGTGTACGATATGATGAAAAATGCAAACCCTTTTGTGATACCTAGAAATCATCTTGTTGAAAGTGCTTTAAGTAGCGCAGCAAAGGGCGATTATCAAGAGTTTAGTGAGCTTTTAAATGTTTTGCAAAAGCCTTATGAATATGATTTTAAAAACTCAAAATATCAAGAACTGCCAAGTGTTTCAATGGCAAACTATCAAACATTTTGTGGGACTTGAAAATAAAACTGTAAATATAGAAGATGTTTTTTAAACTCTTCTATGGTTTAATTTTTTAATATTAATCAAAATATAATTTTTGTTAGTAAGTATACTTACTTATAACTTCTTTATAAATTTGAGCTTTTTTGTCGAGACTTAAAGGATATGCTCTTGAGCTAGATGGCATACGGTATATTTTTATGCTTTGTTTTTCATTATCTTGTGTATTTGGTGCAAAAGCTTGTGTATATTCGCCTGTTTTTGGAGCTTTTATAGTATCCTTGCTATCTAAAATCCAGCCATTATTTTTAGCTTGTTGCAACACTATCTCACAAGCCTTTGTGCCAGTTGTTAAAATAGCTTTGCAATTTGGCATTTGTTTTAATATCTCGCCAATGTTTAGTGCTTCTTTTACTTCTAAGAACTTATCATCGGCATTGCCTTTTAGCCTTTGCACTTTTAATGCACTATCGCCTATGGCTATGCCTTTTAGTTTTAAAAAATCCATAATCTTATCTTGATAAAAGGTCTTTTGTTCTAAATTTACAAAATACATTTTATCATTCATAAACGCTAGTCCAAATATCCTCCACATGTCGTTGTTAAAATTTGGATAATAAAAGGGCATACTCCATCTTGCTTGTGGTGGTGGAAAGCTACCTAAAAGCAAAATATTTGAGTCTTGTGGTATAAATGGTTTTAGTATATGAGTTTCAATGCTATTTAAATTCATTTTTAAATCTTAGCTAAAATTTGCTAAAGTTTTATATAAATAATTTTTTTATGCTAAACTATACTTTTTAAAAAAAATAATATAAATTATTATAATGATGAGTGAATTTTTATGATTAGTATGGAAAAAGTAACCAAGATTTATAACGATAATTATGTTATAAAAGATCAGACTTTAAATATTAAAAAAGGTGAGTTTTTTGTTTTGGTTGGTCCAAGCGGTAGCGGAAAAACAACGACTCTTAAAATGCTAAATCGCCTTATAGAACCAACTTCAGGGGTTGTAAAAATCAATGGAAAAGACATAAAAGAC
This genomic window contains:
- a CDS encoding protein adenylyltransferase SelO; the encoded protein is MKQENFGWNISNTYEQLPKRFYSFAKNSAFPKPSLVIYNEDLAKQLGLSEELKKLNDEQKSELFVGNAFLDDMRPISQAYAGHQFGYFTTLGDGRAILLAEQNAPDGKTYDIQLKGSGKTPYSRGGDGKAVIGPMLREYIISEAMYGLNIATTRSLAVSLTGEMVFRDGMEQGAVLARVASSHLRVGTFEFAYLGNDGDVKALADYAIKRHYSYIQNDKNPYQSLLKEVIKKQAKLIAKWQLVGFIHGVMNTDNMSICGESIDYGPCAFMDRYDPKTVFSSIDKHSRYSYEHQPPIGHWNLSVFADTLLPILDENQDKAIKIAEDELSKYLPIFKEAFLSGMREKLGLIKEQENDEVLVSELLNLMYKNGADYTNTFVRLSLEVGEQDGSYLQGTSELFDDIEFKKWQEKWYESIEKSEQNRQKVYDMMKNANPFVIPRNHLVESALSSAAKGDYQEFSELLNVLQKPYEYDFKNSKYQELPSVSMANYQTFCGT
- a CDS encoding uracil-DNA glycosylase family protein is translated as MNLNSIETHILKPFIPQDSNILLLGSFPPPQARWSMPFYYPNFNNDMWRIFGLAFMNDKMYFVNLEQKTFYQDKIMDFLKLKGIAIGDSALKVQRLKGNADDKFLEVKEALNIGEILKQMPNCKAILTTGTKACEIVLQQAKNNGWILDSKDTIKAPKTGEYTQAFAPNTQDNEKQSIKIYRMPSSSRAYPLSLDKKAQIYKEVISKYTY